The Pasteuria penetrans genome segment TCCCGAATGGAAAAAGCGTTTGCTTCTATCATGTCCCCTTACCTCGTATCTCAAGGAATCTTCGTTGAAATTTTTTCGGATGATTTCACCCTCGTCATTTAACAAATTCCTATTCTCATCGAGATGGGTGGATTCCACATTATTTTCGCTGAAAAAGTAAACAGACTCTTTGTTATTTTCTGAGGTCACAGCTATTGTGGGGGTGGGTACATTTTTGGCCCAAAGACGCATAATGTACCCAAGATGTTCACCTGTTTTCTTGTGTAGTATTGGGTAGGAAACAAAAAATCCAGGAAGGGGGACCCTTAATACTTCCTTTAATCCATCATGTATATTACCTCTTTTTACATCTATTTTACATAATTTTGCTTTGTCCAACCTATCACTTATCATTTGGTGAGCTTCATGTGTATGAAGATCGGATGAGCCCATAGTAGCTGACGAAACCCTTGTAATGAAGGTGGAGCGAAGGGGCTAATGATCCCGGCGAGGATAGTAGAACGATAACTTTAGTGGGAAATCTACCTGTTCATAATATATTTTAATCCACCGAAATATTGTAATAAGTTTGACATTATCTCCCGAAGGAGAACCACAAATATATCTTGGTACTTCAGATTCAAAGAGGGCCCTTGGGGTAGGGCGGGACCTCCTAAAAATACATGGTGAGACTTCCTCAGAGAATTTACATGCGTGATGGAATGCAATTATGACCCCGTCCACAAAATAACGTTGAGGAACAGATATCGGAACGGACAATATCCACCGGCAGTGTACCACGCGGATCGATACCCTGACAATGGTCCCAAGGATATTTTTTTATTTTCATTGATACGAAATAAATGATGCGAGTGGATCAGAATGGATTGGACTGTACTCCAAAAATTTGGTGTTTTGACTCCGGAAGGATCTTTTTTATTTTTTCTTCCGATTCCCCGGACAAAAATTCCTCCCCTCGGAGGAGAGGAATGAGGATGAGTATTTCCTTATTATTATGATAAATTGTTTCTTCATAAAAAAACGCCCAGAGGGCGTCCATTTTTGTATACTTTTCCCTAGCATTACCGTTGAGGGGGTGGAGGGCCCCTCGCGAGAATTTCGTCTGAATCGGGTACAGATGGATCTCGGGGAATCTATGCGGAAATAGGGAACACAATGGATTTACAAGCATTTCTGGTGGATTATGTGGTAATCCTTGCGGAACCGGAAACGTGTGGATGGGAACTTACCCGGATTGGTAGTTTCCTGGGATGGATGTAACCCTGGGGGTACAGCATGGGTTTCTAATGTAAATCCTCTACCCGAGACATCACGAGCATTTTGTACCACCATGAAGGCCTGTGGATCCTCACGGCTGACGATTTTTTGTAACAAGGGCAATTCCCGTGGGGATAGGGCGATATACAGCACTCTTTTTCTATCCCCTGTGTAGGCCCCCTTTCCATTCAATATGGTTACACCGCGTCCTATTTCTTTTTGGATCTGGGCGATCATAGAGGGAGCTCGTCGGGATACGATGGTTATCGTATGAGAACTATTGAAACCCTCTAGGATCCACCGTATTACAGTGGAATAAACGGGGATCTCCGCCAGGGTATAAAAACCATTATGGAGGGATCCATTTTGCTTATAGAGGATATAGAAGGAAGAGAGAATTACGATAAAATCGAGGATAAGGAGCGTGTGGCCTAATTTCATGTTCGTAAAGTGGCGGTTGATAAGGGCTATCAAATCGCCTCCGGCGGTGTTTCCACCTGTTTTAAAGGTGATTCCTAGCCCTAAGCCAAGGAGTGCACCCCCAAAGAGAACGGTTAGCCATGGGTCCTTGATGTGATAATTGTGCATATTTTGTAGAATAGATGTGCATCGTAGGCCTATTTTCAACATAAAGATACCCGTTATAGAATGGAGAACAAAGTGGCGTCCTAGGAGCGGAAACCCTAGGAGTAGGAAAGGGATATTGAGAAGAAGAACGAGGGTGCCCTCGTCCCATTTGTGCCAAACATAGTTGATGAGTATAGCAATGCCCGTGAAACCACCGGCAGCGAATTTGGCAGGTTTGAGAAAGAAGTAAACGGCAACACCGATCAATAGGGAGGCAAAGAAGAGGATGCTAAGATGTCGTATGAGATACAACCAAGTCTTCAGTTTCGCTAGTTTCTTGATATCACAAACTAAACCCTTTCCCTCCTCCTTTAACATCAGCAGGAGGTTTTTTTCTTCCATGCTTTTAGTCATTCACGATCGTCCTCTCTACCTCCTATTTTTGGAACATTGTTGGGGGGGAGGGGGGCTTCTTCATACGCAGGTTAAGGTAATTTTGGGGTGGGAAACTGATTTTCTATAATAGAAACTCAGTTTTGTGATTTCATCACACCTATACCCTATTGTTTTAGTATAGTCGTTACCCAATAGTAATTTCAATTGTATATGTTATATTTATTTTATAAATGTACAGAAAATATTGTTCCATGTTGATTTAGAGGAAGATGTGCTTAGGACATACAACGTGTATAGTTCGGGAAGACATTCCCCCCTTTTATATTATACTATTTCAACGGATAGTTTTGTAGAATGAATTGAATCCTGCTTGATTATGGTGTTTGTGTCCATAATGGTGACAGCAGCGGTTATCGTTCCCACCGCACCATTTTTATTTTTAGTATCTATTAGCGGTGTTATTTTTTACAATAAATCCACCCATTCATGATCTGTGTATACTAATTTTTATCAAAAATATCATACACCAGTATTCAGAGGTCATTCGAACAGATGGGGAAGGGATATTTTTTTGAGATACTTCGAGGACCCCCCCCCTTCTACCATATGAGCACGGTGGACGATGATCAAACTCTCGGGGTCTAAGGATGTCACAAGACGATAAAGTTTTGCCAGTTCATGCTCAAAAAGAACAGTATATAGAACCTCCTGGGGGTTTCCTGTGTAAGCCCCTTTACCGCTTAGGATTGTGGCGCCCAGGTTCATTTTCTCTATAAGCTCATGTTGGAGGAGGGGAGCGGAACGGGAAATGATGGTAGCGGTACGACAGGGTTGCAGTCCGCCCCCAAGAATAAAATCGATGACACGGGCAACGATTACCATTTCGATAAGTGTATACATGGCGCGTTCGAGGGTGAGTGTATAGGCGGAAATCAAGAGGATAAGAATATCCCATAGGAGGATGACTTTCCCAAGTGATAGACGTGTCCGACGGTGTATAATTTGTGCTATGATATCCCATCCCCCGGTGGTACCACCGGCTTGGAAAACGAGCCCACAACCTATACCGATGAGAACACCAGCATGGAGGGATGAGAGGACAGGGGAATCCTGTAGGCCGAAAGGGTTATCCCCTAGGTAGGAGATAATTTCTAATGAAAATGCCATGCAAATGATGCCGAATACAGAGTAGAGAAAGGATTTCTTCCCAAGTATTTTGTATCCTAAACCTAGGGGGAGAATGTTCAAGAGGAAGAGGAGGTAGCTGAGGGGCCATCCGGTTCGATAATGGATGAGTAATCCCAAACCTGCAAAGCCCCCCTCTGCCAGGTTGGAGGGAATAGAAAAGGCGTGTATACCAAGCGCCATTGCCATGGTTCCGATCATAATACCGATCAAGTCCCGTACATAGGTGATTTGGATGACTTGTCGCATTTTTTTTCCTCTTTTTATCCAATAGGTAGTGATTGTAAAAAATTACCGTTAATTTTTGACCCTATTTTGAAAGGGTGAAGAGGTTTTTTTTTATCGTTTTGCATGGAACAAACTTTTCGAAAACAGGGCATATATTTTTCTAAGTAGGGGTTGTGGGGTGCATCGACGAGGCCCGGGTATAAATGACGTGTTTTCTGTAGGTGTTTCTTCCCATGGATTATGGTTCTCTACATAGTGGGGGTATTTTCTGTCGTCGGGTAGGGGGGCGGTATCTCAGCCAACCCTCCCACAGAACCACACGTGCTACTTTCGCATCATATAGCTCTTTTATGGTCTCATCTTCCTATGGTTCCATAGGGTTTGGCTCATTCAGAACCACAGTCCCCTGCTGTGTTCTATCCGGGTTTTGATTTGATGTTGCCTGGTCCAACCCACGATCATCTCCTCATCTCAGATTGTGTGTCTAGTTTAGATTCATCGTGTCTAACCTACGATCACTTCCTTGTTTCGGATTGTACGTTGGCTGGTTCAGGCCGGACCCTTCAACCTGGCTAGGGGCGTCCAGGTGTCCTCTGTGCAATAGTCTCTTGTGGTTCCTTAGGAGGGGGGCCCTAAATCAAGGTCCCTTCCTTTCTGCGCACCGGATATGCCCCCAGGAACCGTAGATTGGTTCGTCCCCCATGCTTCGTTCCGTGGTTCGCCCTACGAATCCCCCTGATTTACATCGGGGAGGAATCTTTCGTCCTTACCCTTTCCTAGAACGATCACCACCCTTGTTCCTTACAACAGCAGCCCTGGGCGGTTTGAAACCTGCCTACCCCCTACCGATTTCGGGGGGCCCATCCCCCCATCCCTCATAAATAGGGACACGACATACACAAAAGACCTCACGTACGTTTCCCACCGTAACAAGAGCTGTGGGATCGGTATCCCCCACGAAGGTACGAGGGGTTTTTAGACCGTGGGTAGGCACTATCATGATAAATGATATCACGTTGTTGGCGGGTATAGGAGCATTCCGTTTTTTATTTTTTGTGGGATTGCGCGTGTCTGGGACGAGATGATGGTTACTATATGTGGGGAATCGAAATTTTCCAGGATCATCCTATCTCTACAATATTATTTTTATTGAAAATATATAAAAATAATATTGTAATGCAAAATTAGAGTCACTCGAACAGGTTGGGAAAGGATATTTTTTTGACATACTTCGAGAATCTTCCCCCTTTTACCA includes the following:
- a CDS encoding YitT family protein, yielding MRQVIQITYVRDLIGIMIGTMAMALGIHAFSIPSNLAEGGFAGLGLLIHYRTGWPLSYLLFLLNILPLGLGYKILGKKSFLYSVFGIICMAFSLEIISYLGDNPFGLQDSPVLSSLHAGVLIGIGCGLVFQAGGTTGGWDIIAQIIHRRTRLSLGKVILLWDILILLISAYTLTLERAMYTLIEMVIVARVIDFILGGGLQPCRTATIISRSAPLLQHELIEKMNLGATILSGKGAYTGNPQEVLYTVLFEHELAKLYRLVTSLDPESLIIVHRAHMVEGGGSSKYLKKISLPHLFE
- a CDS encoding YitT family protein, whose translation is MTKSMEEKNLLLMLKEEGKGLVCDIKKLAKLKTWLYLIRHLSILFFASLLIGVAVYFFLKPAKFAAGGFTGIAILINYVWHKWDEGTLVLLLNIPFLLLGFPLLGRHFVLHSITGIFMLKIGLRCTSILQNMHNYHIKDPWLTVLFGGALLGLGLGITFKTGGNTAGGDLIALINRHFTNMKLGHTLLILDFIVILSSFYILYKQNGSLHNGFYTLAEIPVYSTVIRWILEGFNSSHTITIVSRRAPSMIAQIQKEIGRGVTILNGKGAYTGDRKRVLYIALSPRELPLLQKIVSREDPQAFMVVQNARDVSGRGFTLETHAVPPGLHPSQETTNPGKFPSTRFRFRKDYHIIHQKCL